In Rhodamnia argentea isolate NSW1041297 chromosome 5, ASM2092103v1, whole genome shotgun sequence, the DNA window AGAATTCACAATCCGACCCAATCCATTGAGTATGACGTGAATTAAGgtggaaatttgaaataaaaaggtgCATTATGAGCAATAtttgttatttgtttgtttgaatTAATTGTTTGCTTAGTTTAaatcttttctttaaaaaaaatgttagacaTTGCTTAGGTTAGAATGCATTtttattagaattgcatgttaatataatattttaatataaaattagaccttgagaaatcaatttgttGGCTTATattaaatgctatttttcttagaaaaacacttttattttagtaatttatttattaagaatttcatgaaaaaatatcaaaaaaatcattcatgacGTATGCATCATCATGCTTAGTTCACATAGCTTAGGTTGCATTATTATATGCATGTCATGTGCCACGTGTGCCAATTTAATGTCATAGGTCTTTTCATGTCATTGATTGCATTACATTTAGCATGAATGTCTAGGATAATTAGTTTAGAATGAATGCTAGATTCATTTAATTATGAATTATCATCATCCTCGGTTATTATAACTATGTCATTCATTGCATGCCATATAGTTTGCATGTCAGTATTTTTGCATGTCGTTATAGCACATGATTTATTTTCATGCATCATCATAACTAGGAtaattatttttgcataacattTAATTACATGTCATATAGTATAGCCTACATTCATTTAAACCAGAAAACCTTAAAGAAGATTTGTTTGAGGCAATTTTAATTAGAGATAATATTAGGACTGTCTGAATGGTTTTCTAGCTATCAGTACAGGTGCTTATGTTTGCTTAGGATAAGTACACTTATATCCCTCACTTGCAATTTATTCATCGCTTTCATTTATTGATTGTTCAATGATGTTTGCGTACCCGTGTGATGACCTAGCATGTTAGAGCTTTAGTCTAAAAGCGATCCAAGTTGCCTACTGAATGAATTTCATGAAAGAATGGTATCGTAACGACGTTAGAGAaatctagtgtaatcaagtGCCCGAACTCATTAGTCTCTGACTGTAGAAGTAGAATAATCTTCCATTATTTTACTTAGATATCTAATTAATGTACCGTAAATaattagtggtgactccaattgaaaatctttgcatcataattgaatcttaaattatAATTTGATAGAACTTGGGAgctcgaattaggttagttaatttaattaccTTAGTAATTCATTAACctagaaacttgatttttaggtcgcgacaactagGCCGGACACGGAGGCCTGTGGTCGTTGGTAATGCTTACGGATCACGGACTGGCAGGCTCATGGCAGCAGGACCTCTCGGGGGTTCACAGCAAGGGCTCCTCGACAAACCATCAAACACCTGGAAGGCGTCCCTGTTCCGAGCTCGATCTACAATTATAGTCAAGCGGCGGCTAACACAACCGGCAGAGCAGAGACAAGGACTCATCAGGGACCACATTGGATCAATGGGGATCGCCGTCGAGGGTCGCAAGTCGCCACGGCTACGGATTCGCAGAAGACAGAGCAAGGTTGCTCTGTTTTCTTCTGGACAGAGAGGGAGGAGCGATTGCTAGGGCTGTTGGCCTCGTCAGGGTACCAGGGGAGCAATCGGCGACGTCGAGGGGACTGGGACAGTGGCTTGTCAGGGCTGCACATCACGGATCAGAGCAGCTGTCATTGTCGGCGATAGTTCTTGGTGACAGCTTGGTCAGGCAACGGCAGTAGGGGCTCGTTCTTCTGTCGGCACAGCAACGGTGGATGCATTATGGCTCAGCAGCTGCAAGCAAGGGTTGGGATGTCTGGCTGGTGTTGTCAGCAAGGTGGTTTTCGGAGACAGGCCTGGCAGGGGCTCTGGCGACAGGGCCGTCGAGTCTCGATTGTGACCAAGAGCTCTCTCTCGTGTTTTATGAATAATGTTGCCCACCTTGAACATTTATATAGACGATGTCGTTTAGATCAGTGGCCTCAAGTTTTcaatatttgcaaaattgacCAGTGATCGAAATATTGTCTCAATTAAACCCCTGGAGGGCCAAATTGCATTAAATTGAGCCTAATGCTCTATGTGAAATTCGGCCAAGGCCAGTATATGGGCGGGCTGAATTTCTTCTTCCCCTCGTGGGTTTGTTTGCTCTCTCGCTAGCTTAATTATGcctttttcttgattaattagCCTTTAATCAAAAGGCATTTTTCCTAATTGGAgttaaatgggctgaattaagctAAGGATAGGCCCTAAGCACTTTGTAATTTTCGGCTAGTACTCGCCAtgccttggccgaattctccgATGAGTTATGGGTCCGTCTTTCGGGCTCGTTTCCGCCACCAATCCAATTAAATGTGAATGTATGAATGCAAAAAATTAAACTCGCCTATAtaaaaactatatgaaaaatgatttaaatatttttgcaattgACTGAGGtcgatttctaatttttatgcaattaatCCTAAATGAGTAGCCAAAATTTATGTATCAACAATTATCCACAAAAGTGTTTCTTCTCCGCTCACCATAATTTAACAACACCCCAAAGTTAACGGCTAATGTAAAATTATCGATCTTAATTTGAGAGAGCcacctaatttttttgaattaggtTACAAACTAATTCTAGATTGCAACTTCTATATGAGCCACCTACCAAAATGGACATTGCTTACCCCTATATGACCATTGTCCCTCTTGTGGCCCGTCTTAAAACTCCTCATCTAACCCCAtccatgatttaaaaaaaaaaattgcctttAATGACATTAATCCCTAAATTCTTTTCCCTGGCTAGTGATTGATTCCATAAGTTGAGGAATTGAGCCCTCTTATGGAGTTACTTTTAGGTCATTGCTGGCTTATACAGCTCTTCATTAGTCTGCCAAGTAGATGTGAAATCTAGAACCACCAGAGAAAACTGCATATTTTGATGAACACAGACTTGCAGGACGGCTTGATTCTTGCTTAGATGAAATTAAATTTCCTGTTGTGCTTCGGAATATAGAGAGTGGTTCAACAAGGGAAATCTGCCATGGGACGAGTGAGGAAATGAGCCCGCCTGACCTGTACTTAACGCGATCGGCTTCCTCCGTGTCATCGCTCATGATCCGTGCACTGCCCACATGGTGACTATAGAGACTAGGATCAACGAAATGTTTCACACATTTTCAGGACCATTCCATTCATTAGAACATAACTCATGCTTTTATCCGATCTGCTCAATTGGAAGCAAACTTTAGCCTGGCAATTTTGAACTCAACAGAAGTGAGCGAAAGCGGATGCTTCCTCTGCTGTAACGTATTACATAAAAGGTGGCTGATGAGCTTCGCCGGCCATGATTTGTCCTGAAATGTGAGAGGCACGATCTGCGGGCTTTTCTTGATGTGCGTCTTTAGGAAATGAAACAGGAACTGTCTGGTTCTTTGGCAGTTTTGTCAtcagaaacaagaaaacaacCAGTATATTCGCCTGACAGAAATTTGGAAGAAAGAGTTGATCTTAAATTTTCTGATCGGTTCAAGAGCCCTGCATGCACCCGGTTCATTCAGATTACCTGCATCAGTTGCAAACAGAACATGAGAAGAAAGCTTTCACTTTCTGGGAACATACTCTTCTTGCTAATGGTCTGGCTCTTGAGGCCTATAAAAAGCACACCAAAGTAATTTTCAGCACAAACAAATCCATTGGCTTGACATTTACGAGATCCCGCAACGCATACATATGTGCAAATGGGTGAGCCAGAGCCAGAGAAACATCACGAGGATGAATTAGCAGAGTCTCTCTTAGCCTAAGGACGTAGAAAGTTCCCGTACGGAATTCGAATCAAACAAGAGAACAACACAGTCAAGGGTAGAGTAAGCTTGTAGATTCAGATTCACACCTTGAAAATCTCGTGATGAGCTGTTCAAATTTCGGTCTCTCCCCAAACTCCGTGCTTGTTAATGTGCATAGGGACTGCCATAAACTTCAGTTGCCCGACTGAAGGATGAAATGAAAAAGGAGTATTGAAATGGCTCTATCTTCACCTGCTGGAGTATGTCCATCAGCCTCCTGTATTCGATTAAAGGAGGTTCAAGTAAGTGACTGCCATTGATAAGTTCATATGAATAAAGTACAACGTCAACTACATCCAGATCTCTGTACCATTTGACTATGCCTTTGTAACTTCCAGATCTCTGTACTATTTCCAGCACTTGCTTATGCTGAAAACTTTTGTATGGCTGTATTGAGATCACCTTCCAACTGCACTTCGCAATTGTATCTGAAAAGTGTCGGGAGAAGTTGTTTTGGTGTGCTCACGggacccttggaaaatatcttcattttcCGGCAATCTTCCACTTCAAAATAATTCAAGGATGGAAATCTGAAGATGCAACTTGTGGAGGGGAAGCATACTAGGCTTGGCAGATGTTGGAGTCTTAATGTTCCTAGCTTCCtaaaagaaatcacttttccttctttgtttccaTCATTTGCCAccacttctttcattctttcatatCCTATTCTAGACATGTAAGTGAGATGCACCAAATTTGCGACCGCTGAAACTGTTACTAGATGTACTAATCCGCAGGAATTCTTCACCACTAACTCCGTCAAATTCTTGAAGGCTGTCGCAGTtggaaataatgttgtcaaaccGGGACAATCCCAAACCTTAAAAGATTTGATACTCTGGAGAACTTTTGATACTAAATAGTCTTCCCTCCACACTTGCTTTAGGTTGTGTAGGTGGCTTAACTTAAGTTTCCTTAAATTTTCAAGTGCCGAAGGTTTTCCGTCATCAAAAAGCCCTTCATTAGGGAATATTTCTTCAAAGGAACTATAGAAGACCTCAAGGCTTCGTAGATTTTGAAATCTCTCTAGAAAGAATCTAGCAGGAAAGACAGCCTTTTCATCATGAAAGCACGCCAATGTTAGTGCTTCTAGCTTGCCAAAGATGTCATGAGGAAAGTCTTCATGTTGTATCATTTTAATATCCTCAGCGTCTAGTAAAAGTCTCCTCAGGTTTGGAAACTCCTGTCGGAATTGCCAATACAACAAGAGAAGTAAATCCAACAGAGATTCAGTAATTAGATCATTTGTTGTAAACGGTAAACTTAAGTCGGATGATTCACTTGAAAGGTGGCCATGTTCTTATAGttcattaaatttcaaaagCCCTGCATACAAGTTTCAAGATTTTGAAGTCATGCTACAAAATAGAACTGTAACCGAATGCCACTATAACCATCCTCATTCACTTCTCTAAGGAATGTGAGACAATGTGTCGACAATGGACAGGACCACGTGAGAGGTCCTCATTCGCTTCTCTAAGGAGCACCACAATTCATGAcatttaattagattagattgcgaACTTCTTATTTTGTAAACTACAGTCTGTTACTACTTTTGTAAATTTCGGTAATGGAATATCTTATTGGTGTCCACGAATGAAAGTATACTTATTGTATTAGGGACATCTTATGCTGTTCAAATACCGATAGGGAAGGGATATCATGCTTTCTGTAGTATCATAATATCACAGGACTACACAGTGGACATGAGATTAATAAGTGTGTTAAAGAACATAAGCAGAAACTTAGGAAGAGCAGCTGTAATCATACCATCTCAAATGAAGAGTGTGCTTCTTCACCTGAAAGGTTCTGTTCATCGTTTCTCTGAGTCCACTTGTTCAGTTTGTCACTGTGAGTCACTCGCAATTTCTTCAAGAGTGGCCAATTCAAATTAGGCAGGTTGGGGCAGAAGCTCTTGAGTTGTGGCATACCATGTAACACCAGAGAGTTCAGTTTTGGGAAAAGAACTTGAGCGGTAGAGGAGAGTGCAGTGTCATCTCCACTCGCCACTATTTCCTCGATCATACAAAACTCCACTCGAAGTTTCTCAAGTTGGTGTAGGCTACTAGCCACCCAATGCGGAAATAAATTTTCAAGGCTCTTACAGTTCTGAACCGTCAATTTGCCTAAACGTTCGCAAGCAAGAGTTTCTCGAGAACCGTTAATCCATATTTTGGTTAAGTTGTCCATGTGGGAGAGAATCATCGTAACGAGCGAAGGAAACTGGACCTGCCATATTAAGAGGAAAAATTGACACAATGAACGTGATTATATTGAGTTATCACCTCAAAGAAGAAATTTCCAGAATTTCCCGGTTCTCACATATGATGACAATTCTAGAGATTCTTAGTGATACAAACAGGAGGGTTGATTAATGCTGTCTTTCAGTTGACAGATGACTGAGGGCGAGTATACTTCATGGCGACAAGATGAATTAGCTTACGGTCCTTACCGCTTCTCTTTGtacttaaaaacaaaaagactgACCTGGGGAGTGAAAAGTGAATGGCTGCCTCGGTCAATCTCAGATTGCCAAGTCAAACTTCTCATCTTGGGGCAGTGGGCAATGCTCAGCTCATATAATTCAGGACGACTCAACGTATGATTCTTCCCTGAAACGAAACTAGTCAAATTGGGCAAGCAATCCAGCTTTATCGCCCAGAGAATTGGGAATCTAATTTCGTCCACTGCACTTTcttgcccttcttcctctatcaCACCTTCCATCTGaccacactcctttatttccaACGATGTAAGATTGGCGAGGCACCGTGCCATCGACAGAGCgaaagcatgtctcaagttgctgcaaTTATAAAGAGTCAGAACACTTAGAGAACCGAAGAGCAGCATCCTTTGAAGATCTTTATCCCATAGTCCCCTCAACTTTGGTAGATTGACCAAGTGCAGATACTATAATTGAGGCAACACCCAAGTGCTCTCCACAGCCCCCAACCCTTCAAGATCGAACACTAATTCTAGCGACTCAGCAATCGTGCACTTGCAATGATCCCATATTGTCTAAAAACGACATTAATCTGGATGACATAGCGTTAATAAATTATGGACATTTATCAACCACCAGTAATTCTAATTGCCAAGGCGACTTGAAGGGAATAAGTTTGCTGTGCCAGTTTCCAATCAGCCTAGGGAACTCAGATAGCTGAATAAAGTTTACTCTAGCAATCGTAGCCATATCAAAAAATGCATCATTTAACGTAAACTTCTAGTTAGCAAAAAGCACTTACTCAAAGGTGATCAAAACCATCGAATTGGATAGAATTGGAAACcgatgcataccatttctttgaacatattttggatggtggtgttgaggttttcctcccaaAACCATGCTTCTTCCGATACTTGTACTCTCTTCAACTTTGGCGCTTCTATTGGTCCCTCAGAGAAGAACTTCATGTGAAAACATCCGgtcacaatgacatcttccaagagagaGAACATCAAAGTGTATTTACCAGAGCTGAAACACCTCAACCCTGTCAATCCTTCAAGCTCCATatacttcaattgattgaaaGCCACTATATACCCCTCCTTACCTCCCTCATCACTAATGACTTCTGTCAACATTTTAcaattacttatcctcaattttgtgagTTCCACCAAATTTCCAGCTATGGTAGGCAGGAACATTTTTGATAACCCGTCACAATGCGAGACATCTAGGGTTCTAAGATGTCGAAAGCATCTTGAAATGGGTAACTCATGACTTGGGCCTTCCACGGCTTTCACATTGATGGTCAGCTCTTCTAGTCCTCCCTTCTCGATGAGTTCCACAATGCCACTTTTATCGATCTTCAACTCCTCAAGTTGCATTAGATCTCTAGCTACTGAGGCAGGAAATGGAGAGATGAGGCTCTCGCATCTGGAAATGCTAACAGAACGTAGACACTGAAACTTATCTTGATAATGgagttccttatcccatacacgCTTTAGCTTACTGCATTCATGCACACAAAGCACTTTCAGATTGTGATAAGAATCCTCAGCaacttgattgtcccatatCATCTCGATGTTATCCATGCCACTGATATCCAATCTCTCCAAGCTGGGAAATGCAACCTACAATGTTCGCTCACGGAATTGGTGATCGTGTATTTTTCACATTCATGAAGTTCCAATATCTATATATAGAAGAGAGCCAGGGAGTAGGGGACGGACTATACGATGAAGCATTTACCATTAGACTCAATCACACCTCAAAGGTTAAGAAAAAGTCCTTTTTTGCCCTACATAATCACTAAGAACTAGAGAAGATAcctttcttaccaaaaaaaaaaaaaagaactagagAAGATGGTATCAGTTCTTGCATTGCAGAGCTTAATTTAATTAGTGAGCCAGTTTCATTCCATCtaaggaatttttctgaatggaAAATCTGCTTAGTAGTCGTATTGAGGTCAGAAACTTCAATACAATAAGGCAAACCCAACGATACTTTCAACCTCAAATTTTGGACCAAAAGTTCAAACAATGTGCATGGCCAGTGCCTAAGGAAGCATATAATCACTTTAGTCTCTCCTCCACctattttctttgcattttttttatagcgACTGTTGGATCACATGGCGACGGTTATTTAAGTTGcaaaatggaagaaaatgatGGAGAGATCGAGACTATACAGGCGACTAATCATCCATCaaccttgaagttcaataattattttctaaattgtggtaaagaaaaattattggaTACAAGGAACCACTTGGGAAAATTATCGATTGTGGTCCTTTTATACTTGGTTCAAAGAGATTCCTCAAGTCTCCTTTTCTTCTGTCAAAAATCGTTTTGTGAACGCATCCTCATCTTGCAAACGTCATACCAGAAATGCAATAAGAaataattgaaaacaaaaatgaactgaaaataacaaaatggaTAAGCATCATAATCATGTTACTTCTAATTAGCAGAGGAAGGAAAGATTGATAGATACTTTATTCTGttgatagaaagttacctgCTGCCCATTGAAGAATGCAACTTGGCCATCCGATGTACCACTCGAAGGAGCTGTCCCGGGAGTGGAAAAGTTGATGATATTTGGCAAGTCACACAATTTCAGTACATGCAGATTACGCAAGCCAACTTTGCCACATTTTTCAGCTTCTACAATCTCCCGCATTAAGTAGCACTCGGAAACATTGATTTCTTCTAGATGTGGAAGTTCACTTATTAATGAAAGAGGAAACAGAACTTCCATCTTATCACAATTCATGACGCGTGCTACTTTTAGTGTACTGAAGAATTTGGAGGAGATGTGGCTGTGGCATATCTTCTCCAAGTTGATGAGATTATGGAGAATCAACGACTCTAACGTCTTAAAAGTAGAATCGGAAGGCCATCCAAGGATGTAATGGATGGAGGGACTATTCTGGACGTGTAGATGCTTCAATTTTGGAAAACCTTTCGAGGATAGCTCACAAATACTTTGCTCAATTCCGTTCAACCCATCCAAAAACAAATTGTCAGTTTTGCCTAAAATGGATTGTATGCAACCTTTCCCAAGAACTTCACTTGttggattcaacttgagctccAATGTCCTCGATCCTTTGCACTCGCTCGGCCAGCGCCATGCATTACCTATTTGGATGCGGTACTTGTTTAAGTTCTCGAGGTTTAGATCCTGTGGGAGCACACTCGGATCGGGAATGGACACGTGCAGGGTGCAAAGATTCTTCATGTTATTCAACTCAATCAAACTGGCACTAGTTGATGGAGTTTGCTCCACGGTATTCCAATGATGAAAGCTATTCTCCATATACAACTCCTCCAAATTGATCAAGCTTCCAAGCacacccggttcaattatctCAAGTGGGGAACAGCTCACGTCTAACAATCTAAGCTTTACCAATTGCCCTATTTCTTTTGGCAACCGCTGTATTTTGGAGTTCACAAAGCTGAGAATTTCTAGTCCTTTTAGCTTGCCAAGAATAGCTAGATCCTCTAACGAACAACCATCAAGGCATAGAGTGTGCAAGTTCTCCAAGAATTGAAATAGCGAAGACAAAAGAGTAAGACATATCCCGGTAAGATTTAAGACCATGACTTTTCTCATAGAGTTGAAATATGAATCTGAGATTTTAAAAGATTTGCTGTTCGTGAACAGCAAAATTATGAGCAGTTCGGGGCAACATAGTTCTTCTGGAAGCTCCTTCATGTCAACATAGGGAAAGCATATAGCCTTACAACTTGTGAGATTGTCCTTCGACAACTTAGTCACCGATTTATCCTTATCTTTCAGCACGAGAAAAGGATGATCTCTTGAAGTGACCGAGGCAACGAACTGACGAACCAAGTCATGTAACTTGAAACTATCAGCATCTTCATTGTCCAACAAAAGGGAGGAGGCTTGAAGAGTATGGATCAATGAGCTCAACCTATTTCTAGCATCTTCTATGCGACTGTATTCTCCAAATAACCCCAATCCCATGGCGTACCTCACCAAGTTTTCCAGAGAGGGCTTAGAGACGCCATAGATAACACAGAGTCGTAACAATGACTTCACCTCCTCGCCTTTCAAATGATCATAACTCAATCGCAACATTTTATTTACCGCCTCACCGATTCCTTCATTCTTACACATCTCGATTTGCTTCAAAGTATCATTCCATTCAGGTAAATCGGCATCTTTAAAACGTTTGGCCATCGCGAgaattaggaaaggcaaaccGGCACATTTGTGAAGGGCTTCATCCACCAAGGGTTTGTAATCGTCGTCCCGAACTTTGTCTCCCACCATCCTCTCAAACAATCTTcttgcctcttcctccttcagGCCACCAAGGAGGAAGTCCCTATCGCAGCCCACTTCCCTTCGCAAAATATCTCGATCTCTCG includes these proteins:
- the LOC115727912 gene encoding disease resistance protein At4g27190-like isoform X1 — its product is MLIDPIVSIAWDVLKLVVIPVKRQFGYVMSSERYVQDLQKEVGKLAYEVERVHNAVEVARNNLQNVYSQVIEWQACAEKAFKDSQDLLGDSEMASKTCCYGTLPDPSCRCRFSRKAKDKIEVIQRLAREGSEFKDISFSGPAPGNVAAPTLARREGKDVVQLTTAMASTSSASTLTKVEDDRVFESRASIIRDIIDALADNRYGAVGVHGMGGVGKSTLLVDAERRIREERSFDLVAKADVSENPDIKRIQEEIAHALGLSEIEKKESVNLRAELLRRRLEEEERNKKKVLIILDNLWEGLDLKSVGIPCGHDNKAIGCKLLLTSRDRDILRREVGCDRDFLLGGLKEEEARRLFERMVGDKVRDDDYKPLVDEALHKCAGLPFLILAMAKRFKDADLPEWNDTLKQIEMCKNEGIGEAVNKMLRLSYDHLKGEEVKSLLRLCVIYGVSKPSLENLVRYAMGLGLFGEYSRIEDARNRLSSLIHTLQASSLLLDNEDADSFKLHDLVRQFVASVTSRDHPFLVLKDKDKSVTKLSKDNLTSCKAICFPYVDMKELPEELCCPELLIILLFTNSKSFKISDSYFNSMRKVMVLNLTGICLTLLSSLFQFLENLHTLCLDGCSLEDLAILGKLKGLEILSFVNSKIQRLPKEIGQLVKLRLLDVSCSPLEIIEPGVLGSLINLEELYMENSFHHWNTVEQTPSTSASLIELNNMKNLCTLHVSIPDPSVLPQDLNLENLNKYRIQIGNAWRWPSECKGSRTLELKLNPTSEVLGKGCIQSILGKTDNLFLDGLNGIEQSICELSSKGFPKLKHLHVQNSPSIHYILGWPSDSTFKTLESLILHNLINLEKICHSHISSKFFSTLKVARVMNCDKMEVLFPLSLISELPHLEEINVSECYLMREIVEAEKCGKVGLRNLHVLKLCDLPNIINFSTPGTAPSSGTSDGQVAFFNGQQVAFPSLERLDISGMDNIEMIWDNQVAEDSYHNLKVLCVHECSKLKRVWDKELHYQDKFQCLRSVSISRCESLISPFPASVARDLMQLEELKIDKSGIVELIEKGGLEELTINVKAVEGPSHELPISRCFRHLRTLDVSHCDGLSKMFLPTIAGNLVELTKLRISNCKMLTEVISDEGGKEGYIVAFNQLKYMELEGLTGLRCFSSGKYTLMFSLLEDVIVTGCFHMKFFSEGPIEAPKLKRVQVSEEAWFWEENLNTTIQNMFKEMLSEFPRLIGNWHSKLIPFKSPWQLELLVVDKCP
- the LOC115727912 gene encoding disease resistance protein At4g27190-like isoform X2; this encodes MLIDPIVSIAWDVLKLVVIPVKRQFGYVMSSERYVQDLQKEVGKLAYEVERVHNAVEVARNNLQNVYSQVIEWQACAEKAFKDSQDLLGDSEMASKTCCYGTLPDPSCRCRFSRKAKDKIEVIQRLAREGSEFKDISFSGPAPGNVAAPTLARREGKDVVQLTTAMASTSSASTLTKVEDDRVFESRASIIRDIIDALADNRYGAVGVHGMGGVGKSTLLVDAERRIREERSFDLVAKADVSENPDIKRIQEEIAHALGLSEIEKKESVNLRAELLRRRLEEEERNKKKVLIILDNLWEGLDLKSVGIPCGHDNKAIGCKLLLTSRDRDILRREVGCDRDFLLGGLKEEEARRLFERMVGDKVRDDDYKPLVDEALHKCAGLPFLILAMAKRFKDADLPEWNDTLKQIEMCKNEGIGEAVNKMLRLSYDHLKGEEVKSLLRLCVIYGVSKPSLENLVRYAMGLGLFGEYSRIEDARNRLSSLIHTLQASSLLLDNEDADSFKLHDLVRQFVASVTSRDHPFLVLKDKDKSVTKLSKDNLTSCKAICFPYVDMKELPEELCCPELLIILLFTNSKSFKISDSYFNSMRKVMVLNLTGICLTLLSSLFQFLENLHTLCLDGCSLEDLAILGKLKGLEILSFVNSKIQRLPKEIGQLVKLRLLDVSCSPLEIIEPGVLGSLINLEELYMENSFHHWNTVEQTPSTSASLIELNNMKNLCTLHVSIPDPSVLPQDLNLENLNKYRIQIGNAWRWPSECKGSRTLELKLNPTSEVLGKGCIQSILGKTDNLFLDGLNGIEQSICELSSKGFPKLKHLHVQNSPSIHYILGWPSDSTFKTLESLILHNLINLEKICHSHISSKFFSTLKVARVMNCDKMEVLFPLSLISELPHLEEINVSECYLMREIVEAEKCGKVGLRNLHVLKLCDLPNIINFSTPGTAPSSGTSDGQVAFFNGQQVAFPSLERLDISGMDNIEMIWDNQVAEDSYHNLKVLCVHECSKLKRVWDKELHYQDKFQCLRSVSISRCESLISPFPASVARDLMQLEELKIDKSGIVELIEKGGLEELTINVKAVEGPSHELPISRCFRHLRTLDVSHCDGSH
- the LOC115727912 gene encoding disease resistance protein At4g27190-like isoform X3 → MLIDPIVSIAWDVLKLVVIPVKRQFGYVMSSERYVQDLQKEVGKLAYEVERVHNAVEVARNNLQNVYSQVIEWQACAEKAFKDSQDLLGDSEMASKTCCYGTLPDPSCRCRFSRKAKDKIEVIQRLAREGSEFKDISFSGPAPGNVAAPTLARREGKDVVQLTTAMASTSSASTLTKVEDDRVFESRASIIRDIIDALADNRYGAVGVHGMGGVGKSTLLVDAERRIREERSFDLVAKADVSENPDIKRIQEEIAHALGLSEIEKKESVNLRAELLRRRLEEEERNKKKVLIILDNLWEGLDLKSVGIPCGHDNKAIGCKLLLTSRDRDILRREVGCDRDFLLGGLKEEEARRLFERMVGDKVRDDDYKPLVDEALHKCAGLPFLILAMAKRFKDADLPEWNDTLKQIEMCKNEGIGEAVNKMLRLSYDHLKGEEVKSLLRLCVIYGVSKPSLENLVRYAMGLGLFGEYSRIEDARNRLSSLIHTLQASSLLLDNEDADSFKLHDLVRQFVASVTSRDHPFLVLKDKDKSVTKLSKDNLTSCKAICFPYVDMKELPEELCCPELLIILLFTNSKSFKISDSYFNSMRKVMVLNLTGICLTLLSSLFQFLENLHTLCLDGCSLEDLAILGKLKGLEILSFVNSKIQRLPKEIGQLVKLRLLDVSCSPLEIIEPGVLGSLINLEELYMENSFHHWNTVEQTPSTSASLIELNNMKNLCTLHVSIPDPSVLPQDLNLENLNKYRIQIGNAWRWPSECKGSRTLELKLNPTSEVLGKGCIQSILGKTDNLFLDGLNGIEQSICELSSKGFPKLKHLHVQNSPSIHYILGWPSDSTFKTLESLILHNLINLEKICHSHISSKFFSTLKVARVMNCDKMEVLFPLSLISELPHLEEINVSECYLMREIVEAEKCGKVGLRNLHVLKLCDLPNIINFSTPGTAPSSGTSDGQVAFFNGQQVAFPSLERLDISGMDNIEMIWDNQVAEDSYHNLKVLCVHECSKLNS